One Candidatus Limnocylindrales bacterium genomic window, CGCGACTTCGTCGGCAAGGCGATCGAGCGCCGCGTCAACGTGTTCCTGCAGACGCTTGAGCTTATGGAAGTCGTCGGCGATACGCAGGGCCGCCAGGACCGCCACGTTCATGGACGTGATGCCGCGCTGTCCGCGCCCGATCTCGCGCATCTGCTCATCGACGTAGCCGGCGAGGCTGCGCATGTAGTCTTCGTCTTCGTCCGTACGGACGCGAAGGCGCTGCCCCGCGACGTCGAGTTCGATCTCCCGTTTCATGACTCTTCTTCGGCGGCGGATTCGGCCTCGGGCGGCTGCGCAACTTCCGTCAGTCGATCCAGCCGCTTGATGACCGCGTCGATACGCTTGCGGGTCTCGGCGCGCTCGCTCTTGTAACGGAAATTCTGCGCCTTCAGCTTCTCGATCTCTTCGCGGCTCTTGCTCAGCGCCGCCGCCAGTTGGCCCGCGCGAGTCGAGGCTTGTCCGTGCTGGGAAAGGAGCCGCCGGAGGTTTTCCTCGAGGCGCTGTAAACCCT contains:
- a CDS encoding cell division protein ZapA, producing MKREIELDVAGQRLRVRTDEDEDYMRSLAGYVDEQMREIGRGQRGITSMNVAVLAALRIADDFHKLKRLQEHVDAALDRLADEVAQTVEKTSPR